A section of the Corynebacterium auris genome encodes:
- a CDS encoding integrase core domain-containing protein, protein MVHADSGAAMIAGAVTDVFHAHGVVESHSRPRVSNDNPYSEAVFATMKTHASYPGIFTSLDHARAWCASWIESYNTTHLHSGIGFYSPDEVYTGTWQTRRQARQHALDAHYAAHPERYRRPPQAPSPNPIVGINLHHQRLTKG, encoded by the coding sequence GTGGTGCACGCAGATTCCGGCGCCGCGATGATCGCCGGCGCGGTCACCGACGTGTTCCACGCCCACGGGGTTGTTGAATCGCATTCCCGGCCCAGGGTGTCCAACGACAACCCCTATTCAGAAGCGGTGTTCGCGACGATGAAAACCCACGCGAGCTACCCCGGAATATTTACCAGCCTGGACCACGCCAGAGCCTGGTGCGCGTCCTGGATCGAAAGCTACAACACCACGCATCTGCATTCCGGTATTGGTTTCTACAGCCCCGACGAGGTCTACACCGGCACCTGGCAAACACGCCGCCAAGCGCGCCAACACGCGCTAGATGCCCACTACGCTGCCCACCCCGAGCGCTACCGCCGACCACCACAAGCCCCATCCCCCAACCCAATCGTTGGCATCAATCTTCACCACCAACGACTCACAAAAGGTTGA
- a CDS encoding IS256 family transposase produces the protein MTTVSPKKGHDPSRVNEISAKLMENPEIAALIGELSTSVDDASDLVKGLLQASINAGLQAEMDALLGYGHSDRAAKAQVNPSNGGNHRNGSYTKTVGTGYGPVDITVPRDRAGTFHPVMVPKGARRLTELDDMIVSLYAGGMTVRDIQHHLASTLGVDISPDTISTITDAVLDEVMVWQNRQLDEFYPVIFLDALRVKIRDGHRVVNKACYMAVGIDIDGTKHILGLWIADNEGAAFWASVCADLANRGVNDVFIVCCDGLKGLPEAVEATWPNSMVQTCIVHLIRAANRWVSYQDRKSVSSALRQVYTAPNQDAACAALDAFEASELGRKYPQSVKVWRDAWERFIPFLQFPPAARRVLYTTNAIESLNAELRKATRNRGQFPTDAAALKTLWLMVCNIEDKRAAQRAKKAMCLI, from the coding sequence ATGACTACTGTGTCACCGAAGAAAGGCCATGACCCGAGCAGGGTCAACGAGATCAGCGCGAAGCTGATGGAAAACCCGGAAATCGCCGCACTGATCGGCGAGCTATCAACCTCCGTCGACGATGCCAGCGACCTGGTCAAAGGTCTCCTGCAAGCCTCGATCAACGCGGGTCTGCAGGCGGAAATGGACGCCCTTTTAGGGTACGGACACTCTGATCGCGCGGCGAAAGCCCAGGTAAACCCCTCAAACGGTGGCAATCACCGTAACGGGTCGTACACCAAAACTGTGGGCACCGGCTACGGCCCGGTAGATATCACAGTGCCTCGGGATAGGGCGGGCACGTTTCACCCGGTCATGGTGCCGAAAGGGGCACGTCGGCTGACAGAGCTCGATGACATGATCGTCTCGCTCTACGCCGGCGGAATGACGGTACGCGATATCCAGCACCACCTGGCATCGACCCTGGGGGTGGACATCAGCCCGGATACCATCAGTACCATCACCGATGCGGTCCTCGATGAGGTGATGGTGTGGCAAAACCGTCAGCTCGATGAGTTCTACCCGGTCATTTTCCTCGACGCGCTGCGGGTGAAAATCCGCGACGGTCACCGGGTGGTCAATAAAGCCTGCTACATGGCTGTTGGCATCGACATCGACGGGACCAAACACATCCTGGGCTTGTGGATCGCCGACAATGAAGGGGCTGCATTCTGGGCATCCGTGTGCGCGGACCTGGCGAACCGTGGAGTCAATGATGTGTTCATCGTCTGCTGCGACGGGCTGAAAGGCCTGCCTGAGGCTGTGGAAGCGACCTGGCCGAACTCGATGGTACAAACCTGCATCGTGCACCTGATCCGGGCCGCCAACAGGTGGGTGTCCTACCAGGACCGCAAATCTGTATCCAGCGCGCTGCGGCAGGTCTACACCGCACCGAATCAGGACGCCGCTTGCGCCGCCCTCGATGCCTTCGAAGCCTCGGAACTGGGGCGGAAGTACCCCCAGTCGGTGAAAGTCTGGCGCGACGCGTGGGAGAGGTTTATACCGTTTCTGCAGTTCCCGCCTGCAGCTCGCCGGGTGCTCTACACCACCAATGCCATCGAGTCGCTTAACGCTGAGCTGCGGAAAGCGACCCGCAACCGCGGCCAATTCCCCACGGATGCTGCGGCGTTGAAAACGCTGTGGTTGATGGTCTGCAACATCGAGGACAAACGCGCCGCCCAACGCGCGAAAAAAGCGATGTGTCTGATCTGA
- a CDS encoding helix-turn-helix domain-containing protein codes for MEEWAEIRYLRRQGLSIRKIAAEIGCAKKTVERALASDAPPVYKKRARSETSFTPFEPRVRALLEQTPTLPATVIAQRVGCCGSITWFRDNVRRIRPDYQQADPVDTLIHRPGEQIQCDLTFPAGGIPDGTGKKVAFPVLVMVASYSRFMAARVLPSRTTADLVAGMWALLSTSFQAVPVRTTCLVTVW; via the coding sequence GTGGAAGAGTGGGCCGAGATCAGGTATCTGCGTCGGCAGGGCCTGTCGATCAGGAAAATCGCGGCCGAAATAGGCTGCGCGAAAAAGACGGTGGAAAGGGCGCTGGCCTCAGATGCGCCACCTGTGTACAAGAAGCGTGCAAGATCCGAGACCAGCTTCACCCCGTTTGAACCGCGGGTTCGTGCCCTGCTGGAACAGACCCCGACGTTGCCTGCCACTGTGATCGCGCAGCGTGTGGGGTGCTGTGGGTCGATCACATGGTTTCGCGACAATGTGCGCCGCATCCGCCCTGACTATCAGCAGGCGGACCCGGTGGACACGCTGATTCACCGCCCTGGTGAGCAAATCCAGTGTGACCTGACTTTCCCCGCCGGCGGGATTCCCGACGGAACCGGGAAGAAAGTAGCGTTTCCGGTGCTGGTGATGGTGGCGTCGTATTCGAGGTTCATGGCCGCGCGTGTGCTGCCGTCACGCACGACCGCAGATCTTGTTGCAGGGATGTGGGCCTTGTTGTCGACATCGTTTCAGGCCGTGCCTGTTAGGACCACGTGTTTAGTAACGGTGTGGTGA
- the istB gene encoding IS21-like element helper ATPase IstB, translating into MSTDTTNNKDRVVTLGRQLYLTTAVLRECADHATPRQCDILIELFEAELESRSASRARRLIHRARIPVRKTLDNYDWSPVTLPADITREHLTTLDFLNGCEDLVFYGDVGTGKTHLAIALVTAACLRGTPARFFTAASLVDHLRNAKLAGKLDKELAALGKNELLVIDELGYIPIDTDGARLLFQAIADAYEQRSLIITTNLAFSQWGHVFGSDDMAAAAIDRIVHHGRMITFTGQSYRMANALMK; encoded by the coding sequence ATGAGCACCGACACCACCAACAACAAAGACCGCGTGGTGACACTCGGTCGCCAGCTCTACCTCACCACCGCGGTGCTACGCGAATGCGCAGACCATGCCACCCCACGCCAGTGCGACATACTCATTGAGCTGTTCGAAGCTGAACTTGAATCCAGATCCGCATCTAGAGCGCGCCGCCTGATACACCGAGCACGAATCCCGGTACGAAAAACTCTCGACAACTACGACTGGTCCCCGGTAACTCTGCCCGCCGACATCACCCGCGAACACCTCACCACCCTCGACTTCCTCAACGGATGTGAAGACCTCGTCTTCTACGGTGATGTCGGCACCGGCAAAACACACCTCGCCATCGCCCTGGTCACCGCAGCATGTCTCAGAGGCACTCCTGCAAGGTTTTTCACCGCCGCCAGCCTGGTCGACCATCTGCGCAACGCAAAACTTGCCGGCAAACTCGACAAAGAACTCGCAGCCCTCGGCAAAAACGAACTGCTCGTCATCGATGAACTCGGCTACATCCCAATCGACACCGACGGGGCGAGGCTTTTATTCCAAGCCATCGCCGATGCCTACGAACAACGCAGCCTCATCATCACCACCAACCTCGCGTTTTCCCAATGGGGCCACGTCTTCGGCAGCGACGACATGGCAGCCGCCGCAATCGACCGCATCGTCCACCACGGCCGCATGATCACCTTCACCGGCCAGTCCTACCGCATGGCAAACGCCCTCATGAAATAA
- the trmB gene encoding tRNA (guanosine(46)-N7)-methyltransferase TrmB: MNSSDNPKIERPGVGELPHGRPLQTEFDTGLDYPRLGSVTFRRGTLTDNQEALFNAEWPRLGRVLSDDPIDVDAWFGRTGHPTIVEIGSGTGTSTAAMAPLEADTNVIAVELYKPGLAKLLGAVVRGGIENIRMVRGDGVEVLARMIPEASLAGVRIFFPDPWPKARHHKRRIIQSGTLNLIASRLAPGGVLHVATDHAGYAEWIDERVDVEPRLAYRGWPWPEAPLLTDRQVITKFEGKGLNKDHTIREYLWERI; encoded by the coding sequence ATGAATAGTTCTGATAACCCTAAAATTGAACGGCCAGGCGTGGGCGAACTGCCCCACGGCCGGCCACTTCAGACCGAGTTCGACACCGGTTTGGACTACCCGCGCCTCGGCTCTGTCACCTTCCGCCGCGGCACCCTGACGGACAACCAGGAAGCGCTCTTCAACGCCGAATGGCCGCGTCTCGGCCGCGTGCTCAGCGACGACCCCATTGACGTCGACGCCTGGTTCGGCCGCACCGGCCACCCGACGATCGTGGAGATCGGCTCCGGCACCGGCACCTCGACCGCCGCGATGGCCCCCCTCGAGGCGGACACCAACGTCATCGCCGTCGAGCTGTACAAGCCTGGCCTGGCCAAGCTGCTCGGCGCCGTGGTGCGCGGCGGCATCGAGAACATCCGGATGGTCCGCGGAGACGGCGTCGAGGTTCTCGCCCGCATGATCCCGGAAGCCTCCCTCGCCGGGGTGCGCATCTTCTTCCCCGACCCCTGGCCGAAGGCGCGCCACCACAAACGGCGCATCATCCAGTCCGGCACCCTGAACCTCATCGCCTCCCGCCTGGCGCCGGGCGGGGTGCTCCACGTGGCCACCGACCACGCGGGCTACGCCGAGTGGATCGACGAGCGGGTCGACGTCGAGCCCCGCCTGGCCTACCGGGGCTGGCCGTGGCCGGAGGCGCCGCTGCTCACGGACCGCCAGGTGATAACCAAGTTCGAGGGCAAAGGCCTGAACAAGGACCACACTATCCGCGAATACCTCTGGGAGAGGATCTAA
- a CDS encoding SMI1/KNR4 family protein, translated as MSNYTSLFTSTGQPADPARISEIEQGLGKVLPVDYKNLLIQTGGGVLNPDRNFLSRTASSGGDKIEIAVDVIFGNGKATNGDNIDLVEYGVFLMDEWEIPDEVLLLATTSDGMHQCFVINYRLAEFPLGSVLHFNTDPEGQMTQVADSVDDFLSQLGPNPYIEPGRVDIPDDAGIIGVRQGQLSPALREAISQTPTPGIEQLLRKSAEPLALTPSVSISKNSVETRRFLDVLYWIAQHVAPQPDPQTFVYPENEESPVSLHKLISESFVNPDLNWLSTYSYYPISAWWETRVEEGRLRPSKSGYVLDSDYIDTVLDELRPIEPATDF; from the coding sequence ATGTCGAACTATACTTCTCTTTTCACTTCAACCGGCCAGCCCGCCGATCCAGCCCGTATTTCCGAGATAGAGCAGGGCCTCGGAAAAGTGCTGCCCGTGGACTACAAGAACTTGTTGATACAAACCGGTGGAGGGGTACTCAATCCCGACCGCAATTTTCTCAGCAGAACTGCATCGTCCGGCGGTGATAAGATTGAAATCGCGGTCGACGTCATTTTCGGCAACGGGAAAGCAACCAACGGGGACAACATCGACCTGGTCGAGTATGGAGTCTTCCTCATGGATGAATGGGAGATTCCCGACGAGGTGCTATTGCTAGCTACCACTAGCGATGGAATGCATCAATGCTTCGTCATCAACTACCGTCTCGCTGAATTTCCGTTAGGTTCCGTGTTGCACTTTAATACGGACCCCGAAGGCCAAATGACGCAAGTAGCCGACTCTGTCGATGACTTCCTTTCGCAATTGGGGCCTAATCCCTATATTGAGCCTGGCCGTGTTGATATTCCGGATGACGCGGGCATTATTGGCGTCCGCCAAGGCCAACTCTCCCCAGCCTTACGCGAGGCTATCTCTCAAACACCTACTCCAGGTATCGAACAGCTTTTGCGTAAGTCAGCAGAACCTCTCGCGCTTACGCCCTCTGTATCCATCAGCAAAAACTCCGTCGAAACCAGACGCTTCCTGGATGTTCTTTATTGGATAGCCCAACACGTAGCCCCTCAACCAGATCCGCAAACCTTCGTCTACCCGGAAAATGAAGAGAGCCCAGTTTCGCTTCACAAGTTGATTTCAGAGTCATTCGTCAACCCTGACTTGAATTGGCTGTCTACGTACTCCTACTATCCCATATCGGCGTGGTGGGAAACCCGCGTCGAAGAAGGACGATTGCGGCCATCAAAAAGCGGGTATGTCCTCGATAGTGACTATATCGATACAGTTCTGGACGAGTTGCGACCGATAGAGCCAGCGACGGATTTTTAA
- a CDS encoding phosphoenolpyruvate carboxykinase (GTP), with protein sequence MATAVKGMAQPAPTENEELIAWVNEAVELFQPERVVFADGSRDEWDRLAAELVEKGTLTKLNEEKRPNSFLARSNPTDVARVESRTFIATEKQEDAGPTNNWMKPAALKEEMLSHFRGSMKGRTMYVVPFCMGPITDPDPKLGVQLTDSEYVVMSMRTMTRMGQAALDKIEGDNFVHCLHSVGAPLAEGEEDVAWPCNETKYISQFPATKEIWSFGSGYGGNAILAKKCYALRIASVMAKEEGWMAEHMLILKLTSPEGKSYHIAGAFPSACGKTNLAMITPTLEGWSAEVVGDDIAWLHLRDDGLYAVNPENGFFGVAPGTNYASNPIAMQTMEPGNTLFTNVALTDDGDIWWEGMDGDEPEHLIDWRGEDWTPSSGRDAAHPNSRYCVPIEQCPTAAAEFNDPQGVRLDAILFGGRRADTVPLVTQAYDWEHGTLIGAMLSSGQTAASSEAKVGTLRHDPMAMLPFMGYAVGDYFQHWLDMGAKGGDRMPAIFLVNWFRRGEDGRFLWPGFGENSRVLKWVVDRIEGRVGADDTLVGHTARAEDLDLANLGTPLDDVKEALYPDPDLWMEDIDDSRRYLEGLGQRVPRELFVQLDALEKRAEEARS encoded by the coding sequence ATGGCCACTGCAGTAAAGGGCATGGCGCAGCCCGCGCCGACCGAGAACGAAGAACTCATCGCGTGGGTCAATGAGGCCGTCGAGCTGTTCCAGCCGGAACGCGTCGTGTTCGCGGACGGTTCCCGCGACGAGTGGGACCGCCTGGCGGCCGAGCTCGTGGAGAAGGGCACGCTAACGAAGCTCAACGAAGAGAAACGCCCGAACTCCTTCCTGGCGCGCTCCAACCCGACAGACGTCGCGCGCGTGGAGTCGCGCACGTTCATCGCCACGGAGAAGCAAGAAGACGCCGGCCCGACGAACAACTGGATGAAGCCGGCCGCGCTCAAAGAGGAGATGCTCTCGCACTTCCGCGGGTCGATGAAGGGCCGCACGATGTACGTCGTCCCCTTCTGCATGGGCCCGATCACGGACCCGGACCCCAAACTCGGCGTGCAGCTGACGGACTCCGAGTACGTCGTCATGTCCATGCGCACCATGACGCGCATGGGGCAGGCGGCCCTGGACAAGATCGAGGGCGATAACTTCGTGCACTGCCTCCACTCCGTGGGCGCCCCGCTCGCCGAGGGCGAGGAGGACGTCGCCTGGCCGTGCAACGAGACCAAGTACATCTCCCAGTTCCCGGCGACCAAGGAAATTTGGTCCTTCGGCTCCGGCTACGGCGGCAACGCTATTCTGGCGAAGAAGTGCTACGCCCTGCGCATCGCCTCCGTCATGGCCAAGGAGGAAGGCTGGATGGCGGAGCACATGCTCATCCTCAAGCTCACCTCCCCGGAAGGTAAGAGCTACCACATCGCCGGCGCTTTCCCCTCGGCCTGCGGCAAGACCAACCTGGCCATGATCACCCCGACCCTCGAGGGCTGGTCCGCCGAGGTCGTCGGCGACGACATCGCCTGGCTGCACCTGCGCGACGACGGCCTCTACGCCGTCAACCCGGAAAACGGCTTCTTCGGCGTCGCGCCGGGCACCAACTACGCCTCGAACCCCATCGCGATGCAGACGATGGAGCCGGGCAACACCCTGTTCACGAACGTCGCGCTCACCGACGACGGCGACATCTGGTGGGAGGGCATGGACGGCGACGAGCCGGAACACCTCATCGACTGGCGTGGCGAGGACTGGACGCCGAGCTCCGGCCGCGACGCCGCCCACCCGAACTCGCGCTACTGCGTCCCCATCGAGCAGTGCCCGACCGCGGCCGCGGAGTTCAACGACCCGCAGGGCGTGCGCCTTGACGCGATCCTCTTCGGCGGCCGCCGCGCCGACACAGTCCCGCTGGTGACCCAGGCCTACGACTGGGAACACGGCACCCTGATCGGCGCCATGCTCTCCTCGGGCCAGACCGCCGCCTCCTCCGAGGCGAAGGTGGGCACCCTGCGCCACGACCCGATGGCCATGCTGCCCTTCATGGGCTACGCCGTCGGCGACTACTTCCAGCACTGGCTCGACATGGGCGCCAAGGGCGGCGACCGCATGCCGGCCATCTTCTTGGTCAACTGGTTCCGCCGCGGCGAGGACGGCCGCTTCCTGTGGCCGGGCTTCGGCGAGAATTCGCGCGTGCTCAAGTGGGTCGTCGACCGCATCGAGGGCCGCGTCGGCGCCGACGACACCCTGGTGGGCCACACCGCCCGCGCCGAGGACCTCGACCTGGCGAATCTGGGCACCCCGCTTGACGACGTCAAAGAGGCCCTCTACCCCGACCCCGACCTGTGGATGGAGGACATCGACGACTCCCGCCGCTACCTCGAGGGCCTGGGCCAGCGCGTCCCGCGCGAGCTGTTTGTGCAGCTCGACGCCCTAGAGAAGCGCGCGGAGGAGGCCCGCAGCTAG
- a CDS encoding ATP-binding protein has protein sequence MPHPQPASASARFLDESVLPIFTDLRMTAFGQSVIDIAADPAFDDWSFSDKVLYALDKEVAAKRERRVNKLLKASRSPNPDACIEDITYTPGRTINKEQITRLAHCRWCQSAQNIVILGKSSVGKTYLAQALLTAACRNDYSARFFRTDTLSNHLAVLKHDDPARITFLEDLHHTDVLVLDDFLTTPIDAATAHQLLNILAEHEPRGSTIVTSQFTPDEWYKSIPDAVIAESILNRLVAGAEIITLEGTNMRLA, from the coding sequence ATGCCCCACCCACAACCAGCATCAGCATCTGCCCGCTTCCTCGACGAATCAGTCCTGCCGATCTTTACCGACCTGCGCATGACCGCCTTCGGACAAAGCGTCATCGACATCGCCGCCGATCCCGCATTCGACGACTGGAGCTTCTCCGACAAAGTGCTCTACGCACTCGACAAAGAGGTAGCGGCCAAGCGTGAGAGGCGAGTCAACAAACTGCTCAAAGCATCCCGATCGCCAAATCCCGATGCCTGCATCGAAGACATCACTTACACGCCCGGCCGCACCATCAACAAAGAGCAAATCACCCGACTCGCTCACTGCCGATGGTGCCAAAGCGCACAAAACATTGTCATCCTGGGCAAATCCTCCGTCGGCAAGACCTACCTCGCCCAAGCACTGCTCACCGCGGCGTGCCGAAACGACTACTCCGCACGCTTCTTCCGCACCGACACACTCTCCAACCACCTCGCCGTGCTCAAACACGACGACCCAGCCCGCATCACATTCCTCGAAGACCTCCACCACACAGACGTGTTAGTCCTCGACGACTTCCTGACCACCCCAATCGATGCCGCTACCGCACACCAACTGCTCAACATCCTCGCAGAGCACGAACCCCGCGGATCCACCATCGTGACATCCCAGTTCACACCCGACGAGTGGTACAAATCCATCCCGGATGCCGTCATCGCCGAATCCATCCTCAACCGACTCGTCGCCGGCGCCGAAATCATCACACTCGAAGGCACCAACATGCGACTGGCCTAA